A region from the Nonlabens sp. YIK11 genome encodes:
- a CDS encoding type I phosphomannose isomerase catalytic subunit produces the protein MMEWYPLIFEPIYKEKIWGGSKLNELKSIDPAISNLGESWEISDVDNTISIVKNGVLAGTSIKELLGRHGSELLGKPVFERFGSRFPLLIKYIDTAQDLSIQLHPDDQLAQNKHDSFGKTEMWYIMDASPEAQLTLGFKEASDEFAFAKAITSNQLPNLLNKHHVTPGESFVIKPGFVHAIGAGITLAEIQQSSDITYRVHDYGREDAHGNQRELHVQEAIAAADYSKASDYQLHYDEDQYDRQQLVKTIYFKTDILRFKEACLIELSTGSSFTILMNVGASCELVHAGKTYGFEFAQTYLIPAAVEDISVVPHGEGKLLVVSV, from the coding sequence ATGATGGAATGGTACCCGCTTATATTTGAGCCCATCTATAAGGAAAAAATATGGGGCGGCAGTAAGCTTAATGAGCTCAAATCCATTGATCCTGCTATTTCAAACCTAGGCGAAAGCTGGGAAATAAGCGATGTAGACAATACTATTTCCATCGTTAAGAATGGAGTACTTGCCGGCACTTCAATCAAAGAATTACTTGGGCGTCATGGAAGCGAACTTTTAGGTAAACCTGTTTTTGAAAGATTCGGCTCTAGGTTTCCTTTATTGATCAAATACATCGATACCGCGCAGGACCTATCCATCCAGCTGCATCCAGATGATCAACTGGCACAAAATAAACACGACAGCTTTGGCAAGACAGAGATGTGGTACATCATGGATGCCAGTCCAGAGGCACAACTTACGTTGGGTTTTAAAGAAGCTAGTGATGAGTTCGCTTTCGCGAAAGCGATAACATCCAACCAACTGCCCAATTTATTGAACAAGCATCACGTCACACCAGGCGAGTCTTTTGTAATCAAACCAGGTTTTGTACATGCCATAGGCGCAGGAATCACGCTAGCCGAAATACAGCAAAGCAGCGACATCACTTACCGCGTCCACGATTATGGTCGTGAAGACGCCCATGGTAACCAGCGCGAGTTGCATGTTCAAGAAGCGATCGCCGCTGCAGATTATAGTAAGGCCAGCGACTATCAATTGCACTATGACGAGGATCAATACGACCGTCAACAGTTAGTCAAAACAATATATTTTAAAACGGATATCCTTCGATTTAAAGAAGCGTGTCTCATTGAGCTGTCGACAGGTTCCAGCTTCACGATTCTTATGAATGTAGGTGCGTCCTGCGAGCTGGTTCATGCTGGAAAAACCTATGGATTTGAATTTGCACAAACTTATTTGA
- a CDS encoding 6-pyruvoyl trahydropterin synthase family protein yields MRITAYRKAHFNAAHRLYRKDWDDQKNLEVFGKCSNPHYHGHNYDLEVGVSGTVDPETGFLIDLKILKDIIKEHVEDALDHKNLNEQVAEFKNLNPTAENIAYVIYNKIKEQLDPKYDLEVKLYETPRNFVVYKGE; encoded by the coding sequence ATGAGAATTACCGCCTATAGAAAAGCACATTTCAATGCCGCGCACCGCTTATACCGCAAGGATTGGGATGATCAGAAAAACCTAGAGGTTTTTGGTAAATGCAGCAACCCACATTATCACGGTCATAACTACGATCTTGAAGTTGGTGTGAGCGGAACTGTAGATCCTGAAACTGGTTTTTTGATAGATTTAAAAATTCTCAAGGACATCATTAAGGAACACGTAGAGGATGCTCTAGATCACAAAAATCTCAACGAGCAAGTTGCAGAGTTCAAAAATTTGAATCCTACGGCAGAAAATATCGCGTACGTTATCTACAACAAAATAAAAGAGCAGTTGGATCCTAAGTACGATCTAGAAGTAAAATTGTATGAGACACCACGCAATTTTGTGGTTTACAAAGGTGAATGA
- the idi gene encoding isopentenyl-diphosphate Delta-isomerase, producing MEEKVILVNEKDEQIGLMEKIEAHEKALLHRAFSVFVVNDHNEIMLQQRAHEKYHSPGLWTNTCCSHQREGESNIAAGKRRLMEEMGFTTELKELFHFIYIAPFDNGLTEHELDHVMVGTFNDEPNLNPHEVADWKWMTASDIKADMEQQPEIYTEWFKIIFDQYYNHIS from the coding sequence TTGGAAGAAAAAGTTATACTCGTTAATGAAAAGGATGAGCAAATAGGGCTCATGGAAAAGATAGAGGCGCATGAAAAGGCTTTATTGCATAGGGCATTTTCTGTTTTTGTCGTGAATGACCACAACGAAATCATGCTCCAGCAGCGAGCACATGAAAAGTATCACTCACCAGGATTGTGGACCAACACATGTTGTAGTCACCAGCGTGAAGGAGAATCAAACATTGCTGCTGGTAAACGTCGCTTGATGGAAGAAATGGGCTTTACTACAGAGCTCAAGGAGCTTTTCCATTTTATCTACATTGCACCCTTTGATAATGGATTGACAGAACATGAACTTGATCATGTCATGGTAGGTACATTTAATGATGAACCCAATCTAAACCCACATGAAGTGGCTGACTGGAAATGGATGACTGCTAGTGACATTAAGGCTGATATGGAGCAACAACCTGAGATCTATACCGAGTGGTTCAAGATCATCTTTGATCAATATTATAATCACATCTCATGA
- a CDS encoding peptide chain release factor 3 — MKFKDQIARRRTFGIISHPDAGKTTLTEKLLLYGGAIQEAGAVKSNKIKKGAASDFMEIERQRGISVATSVLAFEYDNKKINILDTPGHKDFAEDTFRTLTAVDSVIVVIDVAKGVEEQTEKLVEVCRMRNIPIIVFINKMDREGKDAFDLMDEIEQKLHLRVTPLSFPIGMGYDLKGIYNIGKKNVNLFTGDSVKQRKNLISINDLTDPKLDELVGSRAAETLREEIELVEGIYPDYDRQEYLDGKLQPIFFGSALHNFGVKELLDGFIDIAPSPRPKKAEERIVQPDEKEFSGFVFKIHANMDPRHRDRLAFVKVVSGVFERNTAYKHVRLDKNLKFSSPNAFFAEKKEIVDESFPGDIVGLHDTGNFKIGDTLTAGEDLHYKGIPSFSPEHFRYINNADPMKSKQLAKGVDQLMDEGVAQLFTLELNGRKVIGTVGALQFEVIQYRLEHEYGATCSYENLNVHKACWVDTADKNSAEFKDFKRVKAKFLAHDKRGQLVFFADSAFSLQMTQQKYPSIKFHFVSEFDSIAE; from the coding sequence ATGAAATTCAAAGATCAAATTGCCCGAAGAAGGACCTTCGGTATCATATCTCACCCAGATGCGGGAAAGACCACGCTTACTGAAAAGCTACTTCTATACGGTGGCGCCATTCAAGAAGCTGGAGCCGTAAAGTCCAACAAAATTAAAAAAGGTGCTGCCAGTGACTTTATGGAGATTGAGAGACAGCGTGGGATTTCTGTTGCTACATCGGTCCTTGCCTTTGAATACGACAACAAAAAAATCAATATTCTAGACACGCCAGGTCACAAAGACTTTGCTGAAGATACCTTTAGAACCTTGACAGCTGTGGATAGTGTAATTGTCGTTATCGATGTGGCAAAAGGTGTTGAGGAACAAACAGAAAAACTAGTGGAAGTTTGTCGCATGCGCAACATTCCCATTATTGTTTTTATCAATAAAATGGATCGTGAAGGTAAGGATGCGTTTGATCTCATGGATGAGATTGAGCAAAAGCTTCATTTGAGAGTAACACCTTTGAGTTTCCCGATAGGGATGGGTTATGACTTGAAAGGGATTTACAACATTGGTAAGAAAAATGTCAACCTATTCACGGGAGATTCTGTCAAACAACGCAAAAACCTTATTTCCATCAATGATCTTACAGATCCTAAACTGGATGAACTCGTAGGCAGTAGAGCCGCCGAAACCTTGCGGGAAGAAATTGAACTTGTAGAAGGAATCTATCCTGACTACGATCGTCAGGAATATCTTGATGGTAAATTACAACCTATCTTTTTTGGAAGTGCGTTGCATAATTTTGGCGTGAAAGAATTGCTTGATGGGTTTATAGATATTGCGCCTTCACCAAGGCCTAAAAAAGCAGAAGAAAGAATCGTACAGCCAGACGAGAAAGAGTTCAGCGGATTTGTTTTTAAGATTCATGCTAACATGGATCCTAGACACAGAGACCGACTTGCCTTTGTAAAAGTTGTAAGTGGAGTTTTTGAACGTAATACTGCCTACAAACATGTACGGCTCGATAAAAATTTGAAGTTCTCCAGCCCTAACGCCTTTTTTGCTGAAAAAAAGGAAATTGTTGATGAGTCCTTTCCTGGTGATATCGTTGGTTTGCACGACACCGGTAATTTTAAAATAGGTGACACGCTCACGGCTGGCGAGGATCTGCATTATAAAGGAATCCCATCCTTTTCTCCTGAACATTTTAGATACATCAACAATGCAGACCCTATGAAGTCCAAACAACTGGCCAAAGGTGTGGACCAGCTTATGGATGAAGGCGTTGCCCAATTGTTTACTCTAGAACTGAATGGTCGCAAAGTTATAGGAACCGTAGGTGCACTACAGTTTGAGGTCATTCAGTACCGTTTGGAACATGAATATGGCGCCACGTGTTCCTATGAGAATTTGAATGTCCACAAGGCGTGTTGGGTGGACACTGCAGATAAAAACTCAGCTGAATTCAAGGATTTCAAGAGAGTGAAGGCTAAGTTCTTAGCTCATGACAAACGTGGTCAACTCGTGTTTTTTGCAGATTCTGCTTTCTCGTTGCAAATGACGCAACAAAAATACCCAAGCATTAAATTCCACTTTGTATCAGAGTTCGATAGTATTGCAGAATAG
- a CDS encoding OmpA family protein: MMKKLFIVLLALVATTGVAQERKVEKASKDFANLAFIDAQELYLRIVKNGYSSPEILAKLGDTYYFNDDLQESYNWYNQLFENYSDNIKPEYYFRYAQALKSVRRYDEADVLMAKFNTFKGYDSRADNYSKQPDYLQIIDFQSGRFEVQNAREINSFTADFGPSFYDDQNQVAFATARDTGSFIKRVHEWNEQAFLQLYTADADSDGKLDNARSLSSTLNTKWHESTPGFTTDGETVYFTRNNSEKGRLRQDVDGLTKLKIFKSTRKGNNWTTPVEVSFNSDEYSTAHPALTPDGKKLFFVSDMPGSIGYDPDEEFTRSDIWVADVALDGSLSEPRNVEGINTNGRETFPFVSKNNVLYFASTGHQGLGGLDVFASTINADGTMSEVINIGKPINTPYDDFSFIVDDDTNLGYFSSNRPGGMGDDDIYRFKQTEQLRNMCEILLTGTVTDAQTDEPIEGAVVSIMDSNNNQIDQITTRANGKYVFKLECDKQYFVRGAKEDYTPDEELFTTPATSDFIDIPLELSNSKIPVLECDDLAKILDIEQIYFDFDKSNIRSDAAAELAKIQAFLELYPQTKIEIRSHTDSRANDAYNDALSERRAQSTRSWLIEKGIDANRITAKGFGERQLVNRCSNGVKCTPAEHQLNRRSEFIVSGLENYTECE; encoded by the coding sequence ATGATGAAAAAATTATTTATTGTTTTACTAGCGCTAGTCGCTACCACTGGTGTAGCTCAAGAACGCAAAGTAGAGAAGGCAAGTAAGGACTTTGCAAACCTCGCTTTTATAGATGCTCAGGAATTGTACTTGAGAATTGTAAAAAACGGTTACTCAAGTCCAGAGATTCTGGCTAAGCTAGGAGATACTTACTATTTCAATGATGACTTGCAGGAAAGCTATAACTGGTACAACCAGCTTTTTGAAAATTACAGCGATAACATAAAGCCAGAATATTACTTTAGATATGCACAGGCGCTCAAGTCAGTGAGAAGGTATGATGAGGCAGATGTCTTGATGGCTAAGTTCAATACCTTCAAGGGTTATGATAGTAGAGCAGATAATTATTCCAAGCAACCAGATTACCTTCAAATCATAGATTTTCAATCTGGCAGATTTGAAGTTCAAAACGCTAGAGAGATCAATTCTTTTACGGCAGACTTTGGACCTTCATTTTATGATGATCAAAACCAAGTAGCTTTTGCAACCGCAAGAGATACTGGATCTTTCATTAAAAGAGTACATGAATGGAATGAGCAAGCATTTCTTCAACTCTACACTGCAGATGCTGATAGTGATGGAAAGTTGGATAACGCCCGTAGTTTAAGCTCTACATTAAACACAAAGTGGCACGAGAGTACTCCAGGATTTACAACTGATGGTGAGACCGTATATTTTACCAGGAACAATTCTGAAAAAGGAAGACTAAGACAAGATGTAGACGGTCTAACTAAGCTTAAGATTTTCAAATCTACCCGCAAAGGAAATAACTGGACAACACCAGTCGAGGTTAGCTTCAACAGTGATGAATATAGTACAGCACATCCAGCATTAACGCCTGATGGGAAGAAATTATTCTTTGTTAGTGATATGCCAGGAAGTATAGGTTATGATCCAGATGAAGAATTTACAAGATCTGATATTTGGGTCGCAGATGTAGCTTTAGACGGATCCTTAAGCGAACCTAGAAACGTTGAAGGTATCAATACTAATGGTAGAGAAACCTTTCCTTTTGTAAGCAAGAACAATGTCTTGTATTTTGCGAGTACAGGTCATCAAGGTCTTGGAGGACTAGATGTTTTTGCAAGTACCATCAACGCAGACGGTACAATGAGCGAAGTCATTAATATAGGTAAGCCTATCAATACACCATATGACGATTTTAGCTTTATCGTAGATGACGATACCAACTTAGGTTATTTTAGTTCAAATCGTCCAGGTGGAATGGGAGATGATGATATTTACCGCTTCAAGCAAACAGAGCAGCTGCGTAACATGTGCGAGATTTTGCTAACAGGTACGGTAACAGATGCTCAAACGGATGAACCTATAGAAGGAGCCGTGGTAAGTATCATGGATTCCAATAACAATCAAATAGACCAAATTACCACAAGAGCTAATGGTAAATATGTATTTAAACTGGAATGTGATAAACAATACTTTGTTAGAGGTGCTAAGGAAGACTACACTCCAGATGAAGAGCTATTTACAACTCCAGCGACAAGTGACTTTATAGACATACCGTTAGAGCTTTCTAATTCTAAGATTCCAGTACTGGAGTGTGATGATCTTGCTAAGATTCTTGATATCGAACAAATCTATTTTGACTTTGACAAATCAAACATTAGAAGTGATGCTGCGGCAGAGCTTGCAAAAATTCAAGCTTTCCTAGAATTGTATCCACAAACCAAAATCGAGATTCGTTCACACACAGATAGCCGTGCAAACGATGCCTACAATGATGCCTTATCAGAGCGTAGAGCTCAAAGCACCAGAAGCTGGTTAATAGAAAAAGGAATTGATGCCAACAGAATCACAGCCAAAGGTTTTGGAGAACGACAGCTGGTAAACAGATGTTCTAATGGTGTTAAATGTACTCCAGCCGAGCACCAATTAAACCGTAGATCTGAATTCATAGTTTCTGGATTGGAAAACTATACAGAATGTGAATAG
- a CDS encoding type IX secretion system membrane protein PorP/SprF — MKKLLIGLIVFAFAKAVTAQQDPQYSQYMYNPLVVNPAYAGNRGVTSIVGLHRSQWVGLDGAPRTQSISIHSPIQNSRVGLGLSVVNDALGPTDETYFAADFSYTIPVSYDGNLSLGLKGGAHVLNVDFQRLNALDPDILLQNNIDNRLSPTVGVGAYYHTDKFYVGLSTPNLLKTEHFDPSNNNNSSTAIATERIHYFATAGYVFDLNDNIKFKPTTLVKAVAGSPLQVDVTANFLINEKLTLGAAYRWSAAVTGLVGFQISDQTMIGFAYDRETTELGNSTYNDGSYELFIRFELFNRYSKLITPRFF; from the coding sequence ATGAAGAAATTGTTAATAGGTTTGATTGTTTTCGCTTTCGCGAAAGCGGTAACAGCTCAACAAGATCCACAATACAGTCAGTACATGTATAATCCGCTTGTTGTGAATCCAGCTTATGCCGGTAACCGTGGTGTTACCAGTATCGTGGGATTACACCGCAGTCAATGGGTAGGCCTGGATGGAGCGCCCAGGACACAAAGCATATCCATCCATTCACCTATACAGAATAGCCGCGTAGGTTTAGGGCTAAGTGTTGTAAATGATGCTTTGGGACCTACAGATGAGACTTATTTTGCAGCAGATTTTAGCTACACGATACCAGTGAGCTATGACGGTAATTTGAGTCTAGGTTTAAAAGGTGGAGCACATGTCCTCAATGTGGATTTTCAAAGATTGAATGCGTTGGATCCTGATATCTTGTTGCAAAACAATATCGACAATAGGTTATCGCCTACGGTAGGTGTTGGTGCTTATTATCATACGGATAAGTTTTATGTGGGATTAAGTACACCTAACTTGTTAAAGACCGAACATTTTGACCCGTCCAACAATAATAACAGTTCAACTGCTATTGCTACCGAACGAATTCACTATTTTGCAACCGCTGGATACGTCTTTGATCTTAATGACAACATTAAGTTCAAACCTACAACACTTGTCAAAGCTGTTGCGGGTTCACCCCTACAAGTTGATGTCACGGCGAACTTTTTAATCAATGAGAAATTAACGTTGGGAGCAGCTTATAGATGGAGTGCTGCCGTCACAGGTCTTGTTGGGTTTCAAATAAGTGATCAAACTATGATAGGCTTTGCGTATGATAGGGAAACTACTGAATTGGGAAATTCAACATATAACGATGGTAGTTACGAACTCTTTATTAGATTTGAACTGTTCAACCGTTACAGCAAATTGATCACACCACGATTCTTCTAA